The nucleotide sequence agacgctgccttaatctactCAGCTACGACatgggtataagaattgcaagcagaaattctactgaatttacttggatccacaAGGTTCAGTCCTAGGACCCATTCTGTTTCTGCTCTATGTGAACTTACTCCAGTATGTTCAATATGTTTTTCCTCAGTATTTGGGGCTTGCAGGATGATATAACGAGGGAACTAAGGCACAGAGGGCGATTGCAGAGACGACTTGATATCCTGCAGGATTGGGCAGAGAGGTGGCTAATAGATTTGACTCTTaaaaaagtgtaaggtaatgaaaatagTTCTTGGAGATAGAAGTCAAAAAGATGAGTACAGCCTCAGGAGAGCTCTgaaggtcactataacctgagaagaCTATATCTCACCACAATCTAtatccctcaccaccatcaccatcaccaccacaatcaccaccatcaccaccaccaccacaacgcttGAATAGGAAATTTACCAGAAGACTGGAAAAAGACATAGTCCCAATATTAACAAAAAGGGTGAAACAGGCAGGCGACAAAATCTCGCAACCTTAGAGGATAGTACAAAGGAGATAtggtcacaacatacaagatactgagaggaATATACATAATGCACAAGGATAACCTCATTTATTTAAGAGAAAGTAagacaagaggacacaagtggaagctggaaactcaaatAAGTAAAAGaactgtaaggaaatactcgtactttcagtgcaagtggaatgcactatagtcaatattgacttattgaataagtgcataggtgacatactaaacataatagatacccttaaaaagcttcatagaaaacaccgaccttacctaaccttgttagtatgttaagataagcatcttattgcttcgtaattacaattattacttaacctatacctataataggttaaataacaattttaattacgaagctataagatgcttatcttaacatactaacaaggttaggtaaggtcggtattttctatgaagctttttaagggtatctattatgtttagtatgtcacctatgctcttatttaataagtcaatattgactttacgaatttgcgagaacgggttgcactataagaggaagttgtagaagccacctccatccacaacttcaagGCCAGATTCAACAAATTCAAAATCACAACAGCTAAATTATAATGTACTAGCAACAGCTGGGATTAGTAGATAGGGGgcataacccgccaaacacacaccgaaactacgacgttagtacaacgttggaacaagttttaacacctaaccagttataacaagcaatatagcaagttgtaacaacgttctaatacgtcataaacacgttaagccaagatgtaacaactttattacaagttgtaacaagaggaaaatagagacagtttcggtttgtgtttccagggaaggaaGTGAACCTCACTCCCCAATAGTCACTAATAGGTACCACCACAATctatccaccaccacaactcaccaTAGTCTATCCCCTACCACCATGGGCCGAGGACTGAGGACCCCCAGGGCGGAGTAATATTGTTGTGCCATCAGTTCCAGGTCATTGGTGTACTTCCTCTTCCATTTAGTCCTTCGGTTCTGGAACCATATCTTAATCTGGAAAAGAAATATTTAATCTTCAGTTAACCTAATTCGTCTAGTTTCTGTTAGCAGTTTGTTTCGTCTCTGGCCCTTATAGAGTGAACTTTGGCACTAGTTTGTGTGTCAGTTTGAACAGTCAAAAGAGTTGACGTGTTGAAACACGTTTCAAACACGTGTCAAACACGTGTCAAACACGTGTTGAAACACGTTTCAAACACGTGTTGAATGTTGAAACACGTTTCAACATGTGGTGATTCAGTTTCTGAGgttcttggggccagattcacgaagaagttacgcaaacacttacgaacctggacatcttttctcaatctttggcggctttgtttacaattattaaacagttaatgagctccgaagcaccaggaggctgtttataacaataacaacagttgattggcaagttttcatgcttgtaaactgtttaataaatgtaaccaaagccgccaaagattgaggaaagatgtacacgttcgtaagtacttgcgtaagtgcgttcgtgaatctggccccagttcttCTCCACTCACACGGTTCATCAGAATTAACAAGTCAAGGTCTGTATAAACTACAACGTCTCTAGTTTCTCCTCTAATGCTCTTTTATTCTCTTCTCTTCGTTCTGTTTTCACTCTCACTTCTCCTttctttctttgtttttctgatcTGTTTCGGTAACTTTCACATCCTGGAAAGCTGTAAGTGCTTTATTTTCCCGCCATTTTTagatttctctctgtctgtctctctgtctctctctctggctctggctctgtctctggctctgtctctctctctctctctctctctctctctctctctctctctctctctctctctctctctctctctctctctctctctctctctctctctctctctcccctctctctctccctcccctctctctctcccccctctctctctctccctccctcccctctctctctcccccctctctctctcccccctctctctctcccccctctctctctctctctctctctctctcccccccctctctctctctctctctctctctctctctctctctctctctctctctctctctctctctctctctctctctctagtagcGTACGCCCTCAGTGGATGTTGGAAGTGTGGGTGATATTTTATTCCTTAAGCTTTACAGCGCAGCTTGATTAAGCTCACAAATGTGAAGCTTACAACTGCTAGTTATGACACCTGAACGAGGGGACACACGAGGGAAAAGAACCAAGAAGAGAGGGACTCATTTTATTTTGAATCCGTCACTTGCAAAAATTGGGCCCTAATTTATTTTAGAATCCcctcaaataataataaaaaatgggAATATAATTTCTATTACATTCAATAAAAGCCTGACTctagattttttttaattggaattTATTGATCAGGCATTATATGAAAATTGTTCTgcctatatacatatattaatatatttattaaatgTTCAAAATTGGATAAAACTTAATGCCAATAAAGTGCTCTTTATTGGCATTTAACCCCACTTctgcgtgtatatatatacatatataaagaaTATATTTTAGTCCTGGGCtacgtccaggactaaagtatacttgctggttggtcagtataagcTCTTGAGGTAGCTTTGATATTCCTCTATAGGGATTGATGGAATTGTTTGAGTCCACCATCAAATTCAATTTTCTTTGATGTAAACTTTGCAGATTTGCCTGGGAGGTCAAGCGCTCTAATAATTCAGAAATATGAGTGACCATAAGAGGTTCAAGTACGTTTTTAACCGAGTCAATGTACAAAAGTGCCATGAAACTGTCAATTCCAAATTAAATTCCTTGCAAAGCTTACCTGAGTCTCGGTAAGCTTGAGTTGCTTGGAAAGCTGGAGGCGCTTGCTCACGGAGAGGTACTTGTTCTTCTCGAACTCCTGCTCGAGCGCCTTGATCTGGGAGGCGGTGAAGGCCGTTCTTGGTCTCTTCTTACGCTCCTCGCAAGACTTCGCGTCCTCTGCAGGGCGGGAAAGGGACGTTATACAAGGAGGTAAGATAATCCGGAGAAAATattaagccattacggctatatagcacttggaagggatgggTGGATAATGATTCTAGACAGGAAAAAAGGCAAAGAATCAGACCCCAATCATTTCGagagtcgggggattgaacactgacctACAAGAAGCAAGACcaaccccatatatatatatatgataaccatctttgtaccctatatgtaactcctttttctgTAACACAGTTCAAATAAacgaatatatatgtgtacatactaaagaataggggtggtaggagaagataatatcagtgagaaaccacaatgtcttctctgaatactttttattttcttctccgaggctatgggtcccctcattggcaccagaggtggtaccctcactatatataatatatatatgtatatataatattatcatCGTCGTACGGCAGAATACGATAAATTTGGCAAGGGGAAAGGGAATAAATGGAAAGATATAAATGGTAAAACACTTACAAATCTGAAATAACGGTAAATAACAGTCGACCAGAGATCAATAAAGAAAATGGGTGATGTAATCCGTTTTCACTAATGTATGTTTCATGTTTGGATCacgtgttttgttttattttgaaCAATCTGTCCTCAGGCtggctcgttaaagcagcggcctcCCCCTATTAATTAAAATAGCTTTGttctcgattgattgattgattgattaatgaagattaatccacccaagaggtgacaaaTACGTCATGTATTTGTTCTCGTAaagtaattcatatatatatatatatatatatatatatatatatatatatatatatatatatattacagttttCTGTATAGttagggataggttaggtttagtgttcaggttctattggcgattatttgtatttgatctacgtgggtgaagcattaacAAAGTCggggttcgaacagaggtcgtggaCAGTTCTATCCGCACAGCGGACAGTTCTACCCGCACACTGGACagttctacccgctcactggacaGTCATACCCGCTCACTGGACAGTCATACCAACCCATCTAAGTCTtatgaacaaatccccaagggccgtgacgaggattcgaacctgcgtccgggagcatcccagacgctgccttaatcgactaagctacgacatggttaaaaagagttgaaaccgagttGAAAGAGTGCATCGAAGCCTTGTACCGGTGACCGCTTAGGAAGAACACCTCATTATTTATGGGTGTTTGGGGTGGGATGGGCGGGGAATGAGTGGAATGGAGAAGCGTTCGGGCGGCTAGGGAACGTGAGATGGGCGGGAAGTGGGCGGAGAGGGTGGGCGGCATTGACGGACGAAACAGTACACCCAACTCCGGGGAACTGCACCAAGAGAAGCGGCCCGTCAGAATGCTAATAGCCTCGTTAGATCGTAATTAATAACAGCCCGTGGCGCCGACACCCGACTCGTCAGGTCGCCGGGTCAGACGGGTTCCGCTGGGTGACCTCTCCGTGACCCGGGTCAAGCTTGGTTGAAGGGAAAAAAGAACTATCAGGGTAAAGCACCAAACttatacgactatataacacttggaagggattaaaataagattttgggatgggacgatgggcaggaatggtgcccaacctcttgtggacggttggggattataAATTATCCTCTATAGCACTCCTAGGGTTAAGAAGTCAGTTTTTTTCACGCTTTTGCCAATTGcaatccccgtggcgcagtggtaaaacattcGCCCGGCGCTTCGCAAGCGCTCTGGCCTGGGTGCGTATCCTGTCCGAGGAGGATTGACTGGACGCCAACcattaactgtagcttctgttcacccagcagtgaatggcttcctggttgttaaacgatttggcgggtcgtattccagggaaaattaggattaaggacttgcccgaaacgctacgcctactagtggctttacatgaatgtaagaactattatacaaataaatatatgtatacaaaattgAATACccacaaaattatttacaaaaaCCGATTTCATCTTGGAAATTCAAGCCAGGGGCAAGTTTGAAACATTTTTATGCTTGTATTGTGTAATATTAAAATTTCTTAAAATGTTAGTATATAGAACAACTCTGAAGCTGATATATAAAATGTGGATGCATTTACAATTCAAAATTCTATATTTTATACGACTGATTTTCAAGAGCCAAATACAATAATCTAGCCTAGCCTTCCCAAAGCCTAATACAGTGCATTTATGTACTACACTAGGCCTAAAATATTAGGTCTAGGATTGGGTATATTTATCCTAGAAGAGGTTAGTTTATATTGATGTAGTTTTTATTGTTTTTTGTAGTACACCAATAGAGGAAAATGTAGACAAAATTTTCGATCTAATGATCAATATTTTATTCATTGATAGATATCAGTGATATCAATGTAAGAGGGCAGATATCAGTGATATCTGCCCTCATAAGTGAACGCACTGCACTTTTTACGCAATCGACCCTTGACGTCAAAAAAATCAGCGGTTTAGAGACATGAAAACTACAGCAATTATGACGTTTAATTGGCCTAATGATAACATATATGTTCTGACTGTCTTAGGCTAAACCACTGCGTTTTTTACGAAGGGGATATCAAGTTATCGGGCTCCATATTCATTACTGGTGCTATCATAtttggaggttgggttgatgcgacTTAATAGACTTGAGTTATACCTTCTGGAAGAGCTACTTGGGGGCTAAGTAACGACGGAGGCGGCGGCGAAGGACTCGCTTCGGCTCCACGACTAACTCTTTAGCATAAGCCCGAATTCTAGGGCAGATTAAACTACTTTTGTATGCGACCTTGTAATAGGCAGCTATTGTTTACAGCCTATTACGTTGCTGTTGTGGGTATTATGCTATTAGTCACAATAGCAGTATAATAACCACAATAAATTACAATAATAGCTGCTATTGTAGTTATTgtaatttattaatattattgcaATACGGCCTGGCCTTCATTtgtacattttttttatttttttgttgtaAGTTTGCAATTGTTTGCGAAATAATTTTGCTTTATTTACCATTCGTTTTATATTTTAATTGTCGAAGTGAAAGCGGTTAATGGCCGTCAGCCAATTTCCAAACCGATTTTTGCCGTTTTGCGTAATTGGGAAGATCCAAAGGTCGAAATTGTTGTTTGTACAGAGAAAAGTTGCAGTTGATAATCCCTTTTTATGTTACTGTACCTCACATATGGAAGTGTATTGATTAGGGAGGCTTTTGTAGTGACGCTAGAGGAAGATTCTGGAGTCAATACAACTTTACCGTCAGtacaaaagtttttttttgtaATGGGTTTTTACAAAATGCAcgtccctccaaacacacaccgaaactacgacgttggtacaacgttcgaacaagttttaacaccacctaaccagttataacaaccaatatatcaagttgtaacaacgttccaatacgtcataaacacattaagccaagatgtaacaactttattacaagttgttacaagcggaaaatagagacagtttcggtttgtgtttccaggggtagTGTTAGAGAAAGCCTAACGGCGAAGTGAAAAATGTGAAAATTGAGCCCCAAAAAAGATAGCAAGATAAGAGAGAGATAAGAAACAAAATCTAGAAAGGCTGAAGTTGAGTCAGTTCACGTTTCCTAAGGTCAGAGAAATTATAACTATATATAAATTATGTATAATCTAAATTTGATTAATATATTCAaatctaatatatatacatatcaaatCTATgcaaatataatatatacatatcacATAAATACAAATATAATGTATACACagttatttatgtatatttatacaTATGTATAAATCTAGATTTGCGGCATTGAAGCCGCAAATCATtgttttttgcattttttttttttagatgtcTTTGATGTCCTTAGATGAATTTAGACGGGATTCAAACTGGATTTTTAGGGGATTTTGAAATCTGTATAAATTAATTTTGTCGTAAAGCCTAACAAGGTTAAAAATCATAGGATTACAATTATAGAAATTCTTATAAAGGTCCAGGATGAGGATTTTCGACACTATCTactttaaataacaaaaaatGCCATCACTGATCTTGTTCAATATGTGCCAAGAATAGGAAcaaaggataggataggttaggtttattTACAGAGTAGTGATGGACCTAGGATATATATAATTTAGTCATGTCTTAGACCCTACTCACTCCAGTAGACATAAGGGAACCTGAATACAAAAAACGTATCTTCCTGGAGATAGCATAGACCTGAAGGGAAAGGAAAGGATAGGAAAGCGCTTAGCTAGTATGCCtacatagcacatggaagggatacTAGGGAGGGATGGGCGCTGGGATGGAATGAAGGAATTAATGCCCTATAACTACTTAGACCCAAACAAGATATTGAGCAATCTATCACAATCTATCACCTGCCTTGAGGGCTGAATCTTACTCCCAAAAATAAAGATAttgttgatgaccagaccacacactagaaattgaagagacgacgacgtttcggtccgtcctggaccattctcaagtcgattgtgacgacttgtccaggtccaggacggaccgaaacgtcgtcgtctcttcaatttctagtgtgtggtctggtcatcatacttcagccacgttattgtgactcatcgcctgcacaaagaTATTGTTGTTTTACTAATATTGCTGTAAACGCTAAAGTTAGAACTATTAGGATAAAATAATATAGGAACCGATGGGAAACGAatgaggatgagagagagagagatgaacgaGGAGACAGAAGTAAAGGTAGAACAGGCGATGATTAACGAAGAATACAACGAAGAGGAAAGTCGGAAATTCTTCATCTCTCCCTCCTAGTGGGAGAGTAGGAGGCAAGgtggaagggaagagagagagagagaggaagtgtgGGGAGGCATTATGGGAATAGTGGTAGTAGAAGGAGTGATAAAGAGGGATAAGATGAAGGAAGGGACACAGAGGAAGTATGAAagataagggagagagagagaatgtgagtaGAAGAGAAGTAAGACAAATACTAACCAAGAGAGTTGGGTTTAAATGAGATGAAAAAAGGAAAACTGAGGAAAGGGGGAACTTAGAAAATGGTGATACATGTAATTGAGGAGAAATAGGTGTGGCGCTTTCAAGGGAAAAAGGGCAAAGGGCTTAGAAGGGGAGAGGTttggaacgagagagagagagagagagaatataacaGAGTAAAAATAAATTTGGCAAAAGGAGAGTGGTATATCACGTTACTTTAGAGGTAAACTATGCCATTTGAGAAGGGTAAATGATCTTATAAATGAGCAACAAAGTTTAAAATTAAGTTTATATCTTGTGCCTAATTAAGTTATGGAGTTAAGAGCTAGTTACATTAATTGAGAATGACAAAATTAAGTTAGAATTGAGGCGCAAATTAAGTTAGATACGTTAGCGAAGGTAATTACGATTGAATGGAATTAAGATAAGCTTAAGTCAAGACCTAAGTGCTGAAATATCGGATTTACATCGTGAAAATGTTTCCTGAGCCACAAAAGGTGGTGAGTGAAAGTTTCCTGAGCATCACATGGAGTTTGTCGTATATTTTTCCATCATTAATTCATGTGATTTCAGTAATTATTTACATGTAAAATCATTCAATGTTGATTTTATCACATCTCTTTATTTGGCGTTTATATCCTTCAACATAAATATGTGGAATATATGTGGAAATATGTGGAATATATATGTACCATAtatatgggggcctcgtagcctggtggatagcgcgcaggactcgtaattctgtggcgcgggttcgattcccgcacgaggcagaaacaaatgggcaaaagtttctttcaccctgaatgcccctgttacctagcagtaaataggtacctgggagttagtcagctgtcacgggctgcttcctgggggtggaggcctggtcgaggaccgggccgcggggacactaaagccccgaaatcatctcaagataacctcaagataaccatttgtTTATCTGTACCTCGTTTGCATAAAgccattgttaattatagggCGATATTAACATTGCTGGTTAAAATACCATGCGATAATATGGAACATCACACAGTAGCTCCGCTTAGTCTGAACACCGGGTAATACATATATCCGGTGTATCTCTTGTTTGGTTGGCTGGGTATATGATTatacatatattaaatatatcacaCACATATAATCAACtagctatataatatatattttgccGGATATATCTTCTCGGTGAATCTTGCTCTGCTgctctcataaatatatatatatatatatatatatatatatatatatatatatatatatatatatatatatatatatatatattgtgtgtatagATATATATTTAAGGGAAACAGAAAGGAATGATAATGTTGACTAAATAGATCAAATAATCTTATATCTctgaaatattattataatttataaaaATAATTGCAGGATTAATTAACCAAATTAATTTTTTGAGAATGCTGCAGGGggtttaattggtaatattattgTCAATTGTTTCTTAATATGGATAATTTGTATTGTTAGGAATTATTATGAATTATTAGTGTGATAATTATAATTTTTTGGTCTAGGGTTTGgtactgggttttaaaataatTTTGTGTCAATGTTTGTTGGTTACAAAATAGTGAagatttctaatatatatatatatatatataatatatatatatatatatatatatatatttatatatatatatatatatatatatatatatatatataatattgtttttGTATCCTATCATTATGTCTTGGTTCTGTTGGCTTGAGTTTTTGTCTGTCTCTCTACCTGTCTGTCTCTTGctgtgtctatgtctgtctgtttggttacgtctttctgtctgtctgtctgtctgtctgtgaaaCACTGACCTGCATCACTAAGCTGTTGGTCACacagggagggagtgttgacCGCCCCAGCACCCACGGTCGAGGGGGAGCTGTCAACATCATCCACCACAAggtccacctcttcctcctcttcgcaaTCTCTCAGCTCGTCCTccacctcttcttcttcctcctcggtGGAGTCACCCTCCGCCCTCGATGCGGCCCGCGGAGGCTCAGAGCTGGCCCTCAAACTAGCCAAGAAGAGAGGCGTGACGCCGGTCGAGCGGGACCTCATCTGTTCTCCAGTGGAGTTAGGTTGAGTAAGGGCGACTAGATGCGGGTCTTGGAGTGGCTGAGAATCTGGTCTGAGGGCCGCTGGGACGAGGGAAGGTAGGGCTGAGCCCTCAAGGGCTAAGGTCTGAGGCTGGGGCTGGGATTCAGGTCGTCGGGAGGATAACAAGGACTCGATAGAGAAGGAATCACTGGCCATAGTGAATCTTGTAGGCGGTGGCGTCGACATTTTCAAATCTCAAAAAAGTTCCTTCTGAGCACCAGGAAATATATCCTCGAATTACACAGATAGCCAAATTGCTTTGCAACAAGAGCTTAAATTTGCAATCTGAGTTAATATTCACTATAAGATCGATACGAGTTTTAGCGAACAGATCGACCAGCAGATCACGATGGCACcactttaaaaaaatatatattttttacgcAAAATTCTTAAGATTTGAAATTATTTGTATTGCTCTATGAATGTGTATTTGGACAAAATGAATCGATATATGAATATTTGGACAATATATCTGGACAATATGATTATTTGGACAAAATTAATGTTTGTATTTGAACAGAATCAGTATTTTGTCTATGAGTATTTGGATAAAATTATAATagttaaattatatataatttgatAATTATAGTGTCTGTGTTCATGTAAATTATTGGCTTTTCTTGTAAATTATAGAATCCACCTCCTCGTTAATTATAGTGACGTGGCAGTGGTTAACGATGATGTGGCACTGGTTAACGATGATGTGGCACTGGGTACTGGGAATGTGCCACAGGCACCAGTTTTCTAAAGTGGCACTGATTTACCGAATCATGGCACTCGTTAACGAAAACTAGGAGCTAACGAGCACAGACATGGCACTATAGAGATAGGGCAACGAAGCACCACTAACGATCAGTGAGGCGGAGACAACTAGAGTGGCACTGAGTGCCTCTGAGTGCCTGGGGGCACCTAGCCCCTGGGAACAGCTGGGAGAGGAATAGTGATGAATACTACCATGAACCCTTCGCTATTTCCTCCTTCCATCACACACTCATCACTGTAAATGCCTCACAATCACCTGCCAATCAGATCAGATGGATCACAATCAGATGATACTCAGTTAACTGATGGATTAAggatttgtttacatttatcCGATGAATCCATCTCAAGAAATGGGTGGATAAACAGCACATGGAATCTCTTGGCTCCACCCACTTTGGGGCATAGTATGGTTCGAATCCCGCCAGAGGAGGTGGGCGGGGCTTGCTAGTGAGACTtgccccgcccacacacacacacacacacacacacacacacacacacacacacacacacacacacacacacacacacacacacacatacacacacacacacacacacacacacacacacacacacacacacacacacacatacacacacacacacacacacacacacacacacacatacacacatacacacacacacacatacacacacacacacatacacacacacatacacacacacacacacacacacacacacacacacacacacacacacacatacacacacacacacacacacacacacacacacactgtgtcttACTTAAGATGATTGTTAGTGACAGTGCCAATTCGAGGTGATCTCCTGTCACCACCTAACTACCTCCTTGTAAGATGATACACAACTCTATTCTTAAACCTCGCCTAATGCCTGTTTTTCTTTTGAAGTTTATTAAGCCAAATATTCTGACTATCAACCTCAGTAATTTTTCTGACGTAGCTTTTCAATAGTTAATTATTGCTATAATCGCTGATTGGTGCTATAATCGTTGATTGGTGATTTAATCGTTTATTGCTGTTATAATCGTTGATTGGTGCTATCGATGATTGGTGCTATAATCGTTGATTGGTGATTTAATCGTTTATTGCTGTTATAATCGTTGATTGGTGCTATCGATGATTGGTGCTATAATCGTTGATTGGTGATTTAATCGTTTATTACTGCTATAATCGTTGATTGGTGCTATAATCGTTGATTGGTGCTATCGATGATTGGTGCTATAATTGCTGATTGCTGTTATAATTGCTGATTGGTGCTATAATTGCTGATTGGTGCTATAATTGCTGATTGGTGCTATAATCGCTGATTGGTGCTATAATCGTTGATCGGTGCTATAATCGTTTATTGCTGCTATAATCGTTGATTGGTGCTATAATTGCTGATTGCTGTTACAATTGCTGATTGCTGCTATAATCGCTGATTGGTGCTGTAATCGTTGATTGGTGCTATAATCGTTGATTGGTGCTATAATCGCTGATTGCTGCTATAATCGTTGATTGGTGCTATAATCATTGATTGGTGGTATAATCTCTTATTAGTGCTATAATCGTTGATTAGTGCTATAATCGCTGATTGGTGCTATAATTAGTGATAACttctataattgttgataggtgcTTGAATTATTGACGGCTGTTATAATTGTTGATATCTGCTATAATTGTTGATAACTGCTATAACTGATGATTTGCAGGTATAATTGATGATTGCTGCTATAATTGTTGCT is from Procambarus clarkii isolate CNS0578487 chromosome 77, FALCON_Pclarkii_2.0, whole genome shotgun sequence and encodes:
- the LOC123747129 gene encoding homeobox protein MSH-D-like, whose protein sequence is MSTPPPTRFTMASDSFSIESLLSSRRPESQPQPQTLALEGSALPSLVPAALRPDSQPLQDPHLVALTQPNSTGEQMRSRSTGVTPLFLASLRASSEPPRAASRAEGDSTEEEEEEVEDELRDCEEEEEVDLVVDDVDSSPSTVGAGAVNTPSLCDQQLSDAEDAKSCEERKKRPRTAFTASQIKALEQEFEKNKYLSVSKRLQLSKQLKLTETQIKIWFQNRRTKWKRKYTNDLELMAQQYYSALGVLSPRPMVVGDRLWLFNYSAGHPNQHTVGLHSNGLPLLPSHVLPPLPPHCLPSMPLPSSLVAASGERPILHPSPINPLADRHLIGEPPGFSQSPLSPIGSRTLPTLTSSMYTPAPTNHLSALTSLHNTINNLGHPNQQENRSGV